The Bdellovibrio sp. NC01 genome includes the window GACTGGCAATCAGATAAGGCACGACACGAAGTGACTCTTCGTATTCAACTTTCTTTAAAAGATATTGAGCTTTAGAGCGTAAAGAAGAAATAAGCATCTCTTAAAGAAATACGCCTCTTATTTCAAAATGCAAATCTTAATTAATCTTTGTGAAGAGAAGGTGCGTTGGTCCATGTTTCTGAAGAGCGACGTTGATAGAATTCATCAAATTCTTTGCGATAGCTCTTTAATAAAGCCTCGGAATGCCAGGACTCCATCAGCTCTTTATATTTAGGTGTCCCTGATATCCTGCGCAGTATTGAATCCAGGCGCGAAATGGTTTTTAAACCCCAGTCTGTTTTACTGCACGCGATATGCACAACAACTAAGCCTCGTTGTTCTTCGATTTCAGCAAATGAAAAGTTGCCGATAACAAGTTTATTGCTTTGCAGATAGCGGGCGACTTCTTCGTATTCGATCGCATAATCGAAGCGTTTTGCCGACAGCATATTCAAAGTGCTGGAGGAATCAGGAATGCCCTGCAACGTTTCGACATTTGATTTGTTTTTATGTGTTTTAATAATCGCATCAAGTGTTGAACCGTAAGATCTGTCCGCCGATAAACCCGCGCGCAAATCTTTTTGATCAAGCAAACGCGCAAGCGATACGACTTTGGCTTCAAACATTTTGTTTTTAAAGTCTTCTGTGCGGAACACTAATTGAGGTGGTGGTTGAATATAAAACGCCGTGAAGTAAGCATACTTTTCGCGCTCCGGGGTGCGCAGATGCGAGACATTGCAAGTGTAGGGACTTTGTTTGCGCATTTGCGCGAGGGAATTGAGGGAGTAATACAACGATTCAAACTGCGTATCCGGCATTTGACTTTGCAGATAATCCAGCAGTTTGTCGATATAGCCTTGGCCAGCTCGTGGTCCCGAAGTTTCAAAGTAGGGTGGCCAATTAGGTTTGTACCAAATGATGCGTTCTTTTGTAGAAGCGGCTTCAGCAAAACTTGAACTGAAGAGGAATGACACAGAAAAAATAAACGAGAAGAGTGAAGCCAACATGAAGTCTCCGCAATTGACTTCATTTTAACGGGGCTTAGCCTTATTGCACACTATGTAGTTTTGCTGGCTTGTAGTCTGACAAGGGCCAAAGCTGATCGACCCAAGAATTTAAAGCAAAATTCTTAAACTGACGGTGGCGGTCTTTCGCATGCAGTTGAGTTTGCTCAAAGGATTCAGAAAGATAAGCCAGATCTGCTTTTGAATCGTCCATCAAACGTAATGCAAGGGCGTTCAATATTTCAGAGCTATGTAAACCTTGAAGTTCTGTTTGCGCGATACTTTCACCAGAATAAGTTTTAACACGCATTAAAAGATGCGCATGGCTTTGGCGAAGATCGGCTAGGTCAATCGGTGCCAGATCGTGCAACGATTGATTCCAGACGTGTTTTAAGCGCAAATCCAAATACTCAAAGACTTGGAAGCCAAGAATTTTATCGCCGTAAAGTAAAACACTCACCTGATCGCCGGGCCACTGTGTTGCTGGTGATTTTTGTTGAAGATAAAGATTGTAAACACGGTTGAACAGCTCGACATGACTGTGAGGAAGGGACCGAGGGTTCAAAAGAAGAAATTGAAATCCGTGCATGGATTTCTTATCGGAAGATCCAGAAAAAAGAAGAGCCTCTTTTTAGAGGCCCCTGATGATGTCGTTTAAAAATTGAAGATGTTGTAAAGGATGTTTGCCCACGTGTTCGATCATAAGCTTTTTCGCAGCTTCTGCTTTCGGCACGCCTTCGAATGTGATCAGACGATCCATCGCATTTGCTGAAGAAACGATCACTGCAAGCGGGTCGGTGTCTTTTTCGCGAAGACCCAAGGGGCCTGTGCCGTTCGAAGTTTCTTCATGTTGTGCGATGATATTGATAACAGCTTGGTCAAAGTGCTTTTTGTCTTGAACTTTTTCAGCACCAGCTTGGGGATGGCGTTTCCAGTTTACAAGATCTTCGCCAGCCATTTTATCAAGTGGTTGCACCAAGTTGATATTCGTATTGTAGTGACCGTAATCGTGTAACAAAGCTCCCAGAGTCAGAAGCTGCGTTTTCTTTGGATCGTTCATTCCTAGTTTTTGCGCAAGCGCAATCGCGAGGGTAGAAACAGTCACACCGTGATGGGCAATATTCTTATCGGTATTTTCTAAATTCATTACAGTGTTTAATGCCTGAGCATTGCTCATAATGAAATTAACATACTTCCCTGCGGCGTCTTTGGCGTAGTTATACGATTCGACGTTTTCTGGATTCTCAAATACTTCTTCAGCATTGCTTTGTTGCGCGCCTTGAATGATCTCGGCACGAGTGCCGATGTCTTTGTTTGAGTTGTTGTCGTAAGCGATCTCGATGTTTTTTTGAAGGTAGTTGCGATAACTCACTTCTTCGTCTGTCAGGATGAACATCTTCTTGAGTTTTTTCTCTTTCAAGCGTTGCAGACGATCGCCTTCAAAACTGTCCCCACGACGAAGGTAGAGGATCATTTTCTCATTGATCTTGATATAGGCGTTAAAGTCGATCTTCTGATCTCCGCGTAGAGTACTCACGCGAATAGAAACATAATCCATTGCCTGCCATTCCTTCGGTTGCTATCGTTGACTTAATGTCGATTGATAAAGAGATTGTAGAAGATTTTGTAAGCGAGTCAAAGACCTTGATTGAAGAGTTGAT containing:
- a CDS encoding TIGR02285 family protein; this encodes MLASLFSFIFSVSFLFSSSFAEAASTKERIIWYKPNWPPYFETSGPRAGQGYIDKLLDYLQSQMPDTQFESLYYSLNSLAQMRKQSPYTCNVSHLRTPEREKYAYFTAFYIQPPPQLVFRTEDFKNKMFEAKVVSLARLLDQKDLRAGLSADRSYGSTLDAIIKTHKNKSNVETLQGIPDSSSTLNMLSAKRFDYAIEYEEVARYLQSNKLVIGNFSFAEIEEQRGLVVVHIACSKTDWGLKTISRLDSILRRISGTPKYKELMESWHSEALLKSYRKEFDEFYQRRSSETWTNAPSLHKD
- a CDS encoding HD-GYP domain-containing protein, whose protein sequence is MDYVSIRVSTLRGDQKIDFNAYIKINEKMILYLRRGDSFEGDRLQRLKEKKLKKMFILTDEEVSYRNYLQKNIEIAYDNNSNKDIGTRAEIIQGAQQSNAEEVFENPENVESYNYAKDAAGKYVNFIMSNAQALNTVMNLENTDKNIAHHGVTVSTLAIALAQKLGMNDPKKTQLLTLGALLHDYGHYNTNINLVQPLDKMAGEDLVNWKRHPQAGAEKVQDKKHFDQAVINIIAQHEETSNGTGPLGLREKDTDPLAVIVSSANAMDRLITFEGVPKAEAAKKLMIEHVGKHPLQHLQFLNDIIRGL